One region of Candidatus Atribacteria bacterium genomic DNA includes:
- a CDS encoding ATP-dependent metallopeptidase FtsH/Yme1/Tma family protein: MAKLPDFNKNNFKNNKYFRNIGLYLLVLLISVTIFSSLFNHVSTVQELTYSQFLKEVEANKISSVTIMGKAISGRFVNGEEFTTYSPDDPEIINILRNKNVVIEAKPPVQPPWWMNLLSSIFPIALIIGVWIFIMRRMQGGNNNAMSFGKSKAKRLSNDIPKVTFKDVAGIDEAKEEVEEVIEFLKNPAKFKKLGAKIPRGLLLYGPPGSGKTLLARAIAGEAGVPFFSISGSDFVEMFVGVGASRVRDLFKQAKASSPCIIFMDEIDAVGRHRGAGLGGGHDEREQTLNQLLVEMDGFDQTTEIILIAATNRPDILDPALLRPGRFDRRIVIDRPDINGREAILKVHARGKPLAEGVDIEVLARRTPGFLGSDLANMVNEAALLASRKNKKEIEMEDFEAAIDRVIAGPERKSRLMSDKEKEIVAYHESGHALVAKLLPNCDPVHKVSIIPRGDVALGYTLQLPTQDRYLISKAELLDRLTVLLGGRVAEDLIFQDVTTGAQNDLEQATKVARQMITEYGMSESLGPVTLGRKEHQVFLGKDISQERDYSEEVANKIDKEIRTIIDTTYARAKEILSKNKRKLKNIATNLIKRETLEGTELDLLLNGARLASVTK; this comes from the coding sequence TTGGCAAAATTACCTGATTTTAATAAAAATAATTTCAAAAATAATAAATATTTTAGAAATATTGGTTTGTATCTATTGGTTCTGCTTATTTCAGTAACCATTTTCAGTTCACTTTTTAATCATGTATCAACCGTTCAGGAACTCACCTATTCGCAATTTTTAAAAGAAGTTGAGGCGAATAAGATCTCAAGTGTAACTATCATGGGAAAAGCCATTAGTGGCCGTTTCGTCAATGGCGAAGAGTTTACTACTTATTCCCCTGATGATCCGGAAATAATAAATATTCTTCGAAATAAAAATGTGGTAATAGAAGCCAAACCGCCAGTACAGCCTCCTTGGTGGATGAATTTGCTTTCTTCTATCTTTCCTATCGCTTTAATAATAGGTGTGTGGATTTTTATAATGAGAAGGATGCAAGGCGGAAACAATAATGCCATGTCCTTCGGTAAGAGTAAAGCCAAGCGCTTGAGTAACGATATACCTAAGGTCACTTTTAAGGATGTGGCAGGTATCGATGAAGCCAAAGAGGAAGTAGAAGAAGTTATCGAATTCTTAAAGAATCCGGCAAAATTCAAAAAATTAGGAGCCAAGATCCCTCGAGGACTTTTACTTTACGGCCCTCCGGGTTCCGGAAAGACTTTACTTGCCCGGGCTATCGCCGGAGAAGCGGGAGTTCCTTTTTTTAGTATCAGCGGATCCGACTTCGTGGAAATGTTTGTGGGTGTCGGTGCCTCCAGAGTACGCGATCTATTCAAACAGGCTAAGGCAAGCAGTCCCTGTATTATCTTTATGGACGAGATTGACGCCGTAGGTAGACACCGGGGTGCAGGATTAGGTGGAGGGCATGATGAGAGAGAACAAACCTTAAACCAATTATTAGTAGAAATGGATGGTTTTGACCAGACTACCGAGATTATATTAATTGCCGCAACCAATCGTCCAGATATATTAGACCCGGCGCTTTTAAGACCCGGGAGATTCGATAGACGGATTGTTATCGACCGACCAGATATCAATGGCCGGGAAGCCATTCTAAAAGTCCATGCTCGGGGAAAACCCTTAGCTGAAGGAGTAGATATAGAAGTATTAGCCCGCAGAACCCCAGGATTTTTAGGCTCCGATTTGGCCAATATGGTAAACGAAGCAGCACTCCTTGCTTCCCGAAAAAATAAGAAAGAAATTGAAATGGAAGATTTTGAAGCAGCTATAGACAGGGTCATAGCTGGACCGGAACGCAAAAGTCGCTTGATGAGCGACAAAGAGAAAGAAATTGTAGCCTATCATGAATCTGGACATGCACTGGTAGCTAAGCTTCTACCCAACTGTGATCCGGTACATAAGGTTTCCATCATTCCCAGAGGGGATGTAGCCCTCGGCTATACCCTGCAGCTGCCTACCCAAGACCGCTATCTGATCAGCAAAGCGGAACTACTTGATCGCCTGACTGTCCTTTTAGGAGGTAGGGTGGCTGAAGATCTGATCTTTCAAGATGTTACCACCGGTGCACAAAATGATCTGGAACAGGCTACTAAGGTTGCCCGGCAAATGATCACCGAATACGGAATGAGTGAATCTCTGGGTCCAGTGACTCTCGGGAGGAAGGAACATCAGGTCTTTTTAGGAAAAGATATCTCACAGGAGAGAGATTATAGCGAAGAGGTTGCCAACAAGATCGATAAGGAAATCAGAACGATTATTGACACCACCTATGCCAGAGCCAAAGAGATCCTATCCAAAAATAAACGCAAACTGAAGAATATCGCTACTAATTTGATTAAAAGAGAGACTCTGGAAGGAACGGAACTGGATTTACTTTTAAATGGAGCAAGGTTAGCAAGTGTAACAAAATAA
- a CDS encoding FtsX-like permease family protein yields MILQSLKIALESLWANKMRSILSMLGIIIGVGAVIAIVSVGTGSTQQVTSRIANLGSNMITIYPRTPRGQGGMIMNVSSQDKFSLELSDYIDKFCPSVIKVIPVKQISGRLISNDINVSANILGTNINYAKVNNYEINTGNFISENDDKERRQVMVLGSQLAEDLFEDDDPIGKRIKVSYNAQIYLFDVIGVMKEKGGSMGGDLDDRAYIPISVAMKKLTNSNFVTNYIAQAASSEKAATAVSELENFMVKFLDDEEQEQFRIISQDEILDTVSSVTETMSIMLGGIAAISLLVGGIGIMNIMLVSVTERTREIGVRKALGARNAHILFQFLMESLNLSSFGGILGIGFGWIAAYFLSQYGNWPMVIAPLSVGLAFGFALFIGIFFGLYPAMKAAKMNPVDALRYE; encoded by the coding sequence ATGATCCTACAAAGCTTAAAAATTGCCCTGGAGAGCTTATGGGCAAATAAGATGCGCAGCATTCTTTCCATGTTGGGAATTATTATTGGTGTTGGTGCTGTTATTGCCATTGTTTCCGTAGGAACCGGCTCTACTCAACAAGTCACTTCCCGTATTGCTAACCTTGGATCTAATATGATTACCATTTATCCTCGAACACCACGAGGACAGGGAGGAATGATCATGAATGTCAGTTCTCAAGATAAATTTTCACTGGAATTAAGCGATTATATAGATAAATTTTGTCCTTCGGTGATAAAAGTGATTCCGGTAAAGCAGATCAGCGGTAGATTGATTTCAAATGATATAAATGTCAGTGCTAATATATTGGGTACTAATATCAACTATGCCAAAGTTAATAATTACGAAATAAACACGGGTAATTTTATCAGTGAGAATGATGATAAAGAAAGAAGACAGGTCATGGTATTAGGCTCTCAACTAGCTGAAGATTTATTTGAAGATGATGATCCTATTGGTAAAAGAATAAAAGTCAGTTATAACGCGCAAATCTATCTCTTTGACGTCATAGGTGTCATGAAGGAAAAAGGCGGCTCCATGGGTGGAGATCTGGATGACCGAGCTTACATTCCGATATCCGTTGCGATGAAAAAATTAACTAACAGTAATTTTGTTACCAACTATATTGCGCAAGCTGCTTCATCGGAAAAAGCAGCCACTGCTGTCAGTGAATTAGAAAATTTCATGGTTAAATTTTTAGATGATGAAGAGCAGGAACAATTCAGGATTATCAGTCAGGATGAGATTCTTGATACAGTGAGCTCGGTCACCGAAACCATGAGCATCATGCTTGGCGGAATTGCTGCTATTTCCCTCTTAGTTGGTGGGATTGGAATTATGAATATTATGCTGGTTTCGGTAACCGAACGAACCAGGGAAATCGGTGTACGAAAAGCATTGGGTGCCAGAAATGCACATATCTTATTTCAATTCCTGATGGAGTCATTAAATTTAAGTAGTTTCGGCGGGATTTTAGGCATTGGATTTGGATGGATAGCAGCCTATTTTTTATCCCAATATGGTAATTGGCCGATGGTTATTGCACCTCTTTCCGTCGGACTGGCCTTTGGTTTTGCTCTATTTATCGGTATTTTCTTTGGACTTTATCCAGCAATGAAGGCAGCAAAGATGAACCCGGTGGATGCCTTAAGATATGAATAA
- a CDS encoding ABC transporter ATP-binding protein, whose protein sequence is MTKLIQIEQLKKTYHLGKVNVEALRGVSLEINAGEFVSVMGPSGSGKSTLMHIIGCLDYPTGGKYFLSGQDVTKLNDNQLALFRNQKIGFVFQQFNLLPKATILRNVELPLTYNKAHSQNKKELAIQALKEVGLGDRLKHKPNEISGGQKQRVAIARALVNHPSIILADEPTGNLDSKTGQDIMKIIEQLHHEGNTIVLVTHESEIARYANRVIHLKDGLIDRDEVIA, encoded by the coding sequence ATGACTAAATTAATTCAAATTGAACAATTAAAAAAGACCTATCATTTAGGAAAAGTAAACGTTGAAGCCTTACGAGGTGTATCATTAGAAATTAACGCCGGAGAATTCGTTTCCGTTATGGGACCTTCCGGTTCAGGAAAATCGACCCTGATGCATATCATCGGCTGTTTGGATTATCCTACCGGGGGTAAATACTTTCTTTCCGGTCAAGATGTTACTAAATTGAATGACAATCAACTGGCTTTGTTTCGTAATCAAAAAATTGGATTTGTCTTTCAACAATTTAATTTGCTGCCCAAGGCTACGATTTTAAGAAATGTGGAACTCCCTTTGACTTATAATAAAGCACATTCTCAAAATAAGAAAGAGCTGGCTATTCAAGCATTAAAGGAAGTAGGTTTGGGTGATCGATTAAAACATAAACCCAACGAAATATCGGGAGGGCAAAAACAAAGAGTAGCTATTGCCCGGGCATTAGTAAATCATCCGTCAATCATTTTGGCAGACGAACCGACCGGAAATCTGGATTCAAAAACCGGTCAAGATATTATGAAAATAATAGAACAATTACACCATGAAGGGAATACCATTGTTTTGGTAACCCACGAATCGGAAATTGCCCGATATGCCAATCGGGTCATTCACCTAAAAGATGGTTTAATTGATAGAGATGAGGTGATAGCATGA
- a CDS encoding efflux RND transporter periplasmic adaptor subunit, which produces MTKKKWFLWIIIILILGAGIFFGLNYWQSKSEINANSENQIQSVDPASVVEVKLGNLKKSVSASGFLQPVNSVNLNLQSSETTGGIVEKILVHVGEFVEEGQELVHLKDKEERLNYLKAKNEYELAKINGSPNLTQEEKKLAMELALEKLNARTIQAPFSGKIIKIYVEEGDNIEKTDDIIYLIDETAYEIEVSISEVDCMEVEVGQQAEVELDILDGKIFTGKVAEVANYAIAESNVVTVPVTIRMDEVSKFFKPGFSASAEITVGSAKNVVLIPVTSLSIAGGNSMVLKVENGKAVPTPVKTGISDSYYLEVTEGLKEGDKIIVNNYQMNTSSSNNNRNPNRGGFPIPMIR; this is translated from the coding sequence ATGACAAAAAAGAAATGGTTCTTATGGATAATTATCATATTAATTTTGGGAGCGGGTATTTTTTTCGGATTAAACTATTGGCAATCCAAATCTGAAATAAACGCGAATTCAGAAAACCAAATTCAATCGGTTGATCCGGCATCAGTAGTTGAGGTGAAATTGGGAAATTTAAAAAAGTCTGTTTCTGCTAGTGGTTTTCTCCAGCCGGTCAATTCCGTCAATCTTAATTTACAAAGCAGCGAAACAACGGGAGGTATTGTTGAAAAAATCCTGGTACATGTCGGTGAATTTGTAGAAGAAGGACAAGAATTGGTTCATTTGAAAGATAAAGAGGAAAGATTAAATTATTTAAAGGCAAAAAATGAATACGAGCTGGCTAAAATTAATGGGTCTCCTAACCTGACTCAAGAAGAAAAGAAGTTAGCTATGGAATTGGCATTGGAAAAACTTAATGCGCGGACTATTCAAGCTCCTTTCTCGGGTAAAATTATTAAGATTTATGTCGAGGAAGGAGATAACATTGAAAAAACAGATGATATTATTTACCTGATTGATGAAACTGCTTACGAAATTGAAGTTTCAATCAGTGAAGTAGATTGCATGGAGGTAGAAGTCGGCCAACAAGCAGAAGTGGAATTAGATATTTTAGATGGAAAGATATTTACCGGTAAAGTAGCTGAAGTAGCAAATTATGCCATTGCAGAAAGTAATGTAGTAACAGTACCGGTAACCATCCGAATGGATGAAGTATCTAAATTCTTTAAACCCGGATTCTCAGCATCAGCAGAAATTACTGTGGGCTCTGCCAAAAATGTTGTACTAATTCCGGTTACCTCTCTTTCCATAGCAGGAGGCAATTCGATGGTTTTAAAAGTTGAAAATGGAAAAGCAGTTCCTACTCCGGTTAAAACCGGAATCAGTGATAGCTATTACCTGGAAGTAACCGAGGGGCTAAAAGAAGGGGATAAAATTATTGTAAACAATTATCAGATGAATACAAGTAGTTCTAATAACAACAGAAATCCCAATAGGGGTGGCTTCCCCATTCCCATGATACGCTAA